One part of the Capra hircus breed San Clemente chromosome 4, ASM170441v1, whole genome shotgun sequence genome encodes these proteins:
- the FERD3L gene encoding fer3-like protein has translation MAAFPESCVDATVLDFVADLSLASPGHPLLCDLTPRVPYGNHQDLVLRDGRPRSLARFEEEDPEKEEGEGEEGENEEEEEHGRGASLLGRPKRKRVITYAQRQAANIRERKRMFNLNEAFDQLRRKVPTFAYEKRLSRIETLRLAIVYISFMTELLESLEKETD, from the coding sequence ATGGCAGCCTTTCCCGAGAGCTGCGTGGACGCCACCGTCCTGGACTTCGTCGCAGACCTATCCCTAGCCTCCCCGGGGCACCCTCTCCTCTGCGACTTGACACCTAGGGTCCCCTATGGGAACCACCAGGACCTTGTGCTCCGAGATGGAAGACCCAGGAGTCTGGCGCGTTTTGAGGAAGAGGAtccagagaaagaggaaggggaaggagaagagggggaaaacgaggaggaagaggagcacgGGAGAGGCGCCTCCCTGCTGGGCCGCCCCAAGAGGAAAAGGGTGATCACCTACGCCCAGCGCCAAGCAGCCAACATCCGCGAGAGGAAGCGGATGTTCAACCTCAACGAGGCCTTCGATCAGCTGCGGAGGAAGGTGCCCACTTTTGCTTACGAGAAGAGGCTCTCCCGGATCGAGACTCTACGCCTGGCCATTGTGTACATCTCCTTCATGACTGAGCTCTTGGagagcttggagaaggaaaccgaCTGA